A genome region from Thermomonospora amylolytica includes the following:
- a CDS encoding STAS domain-containing protein, translated as MSPPDEDIWEVVYDAGLVPACAMHLAVARQAGRERLDLACAAGARTAARAADRVVSAAAGMAVAEAVAWAADMGAIEAAAWAVHMASSCGGEPSGRVRMDDAWTAYAAVSREADRMRVAMDEAVGRLLVRPCEPEVRPPVCCSTGADERTQDREDPMGTKTGWRSRPASITRTTDPVGLRIEGDVDAGQHDLLAGELSEVLAAARAGEGVVHLDLSGLSFIDLRALNLLAGQVRDEGNGVRVVLDNLSPDVGNLIDTLGWERLPGLERGTVENP; from the coding sequence GTGTCCCCTCCGGATGAGGACATCTGGGAAGTGGTGTACGACGCGGGACTCGTTCCGGCCTGTGCGATGCACCTGGCCGTGGCCCGCCAGGCGGGGCGGGAACGGCTGGATCTCGCCTGCGCGGCGGGGGCCCGCACGGCGGCCCGCGCGGCCGACCGGGTGGTGTCGGCCGCCGCCGGCATGGCGGTGGCCGAGGCGGTGGCCTGGGCGGCCGACATGGGCGCGATCGAGGCGGCGGCGTGGGCCGTGCACATGGCGTCCTCCTGCGGCGGCGAGCCGTCCGGGCGTGTCCGGATGGACGATGCCTGGACGGCCTACGCCGCGGTGTCCCGGGAGGCCGACCGGATGCGCGTGGCGATGGACGAGGCGGTGGGACGGCTGCTGGTGCGGCCGTGCGAGCCGGAGGTGCGCCCCCCGGTCTGCTGTTCGACCGGAGCCGATGAGAGAACCCAGGACAGGGAGGACCCGATGGGAACGAAGACAGGGTGGCGAAGCCGTCCCGCGAGCATCACCCGGACGACCGACCCGGTCGGTCTGCGGATCGAAGGCGATGTGGACGCAGGTCAGCACGACCTGCTGGCCGGTGAACTGTCGGAGGTGCTCGCCGCCGCGCGGGCCGGGGAGGGCGTGGTCCATCTGGACCTGTCCGGGCTGAGCTTCATCGATCTACGAGCGCTGAACCTGCTGGCCGGGCAGGTCCGGGACGAGGGGAACGGCGTCCGTGTGGTGCTGGACAACCTGAGTCCGGACGTCGGCAATCTCATCGACACCCTCGGCTGGGAACGGCTGCCGGGGCTGGAGCGAGGCACGGTGGAGAACCCATGA
- a CDS encoding ATP-binding protein, with product MNRSLFLRLSPLAEEAGQARRIIAATCAAWGCPPDLVADLTLLAAELIGNAVLHGPRSEIEVELHNRGAVMLVEVTDTAEAIPVPVEPAPEQESGRGLFIVQALATVWDWRRNPCGTKTVWSAVLLPDGSMTELVEFVRERGSGCCAHPARERVLAADAGRLATCRPTAPSRAFDHGADAAPDAMPGARPDDGDLT from the coding sequence ATGAACCGAAGCCTGTTCCTGCGGCTGAGCCCCCTGGCCGAAGAGGCCGGCCAGGCCCGTCGGATCATCGCCGCCACCTGCGCCGCCTGGGGCTGCCCGCCCGATCTCGTGGCCGACCTGACGCTGCTGGCCGCCGAGCTGATCGGCAACGCCGTCCTGCACGGCCCGCGGTCCGAGATCGAGGTGGAGCTGCACAACCGCGGCGCGGTGATGCTGGTGGAGGTCACCGACACGGCGGAGGCGATCCCCGTTCCCGTGGAGCCGGCTCCGGAGCAGGAGAGCGGCCGGGGGCTGTTCATCGTCCAGGCCCTCGCCACCGTCTGGGACTGGCGGCGGAATCCCTGCGGGACGAAGACCGTCTGGTCCGCCGTCCTGCTCCCCGACGGCTCCATGACCGAGCTCGTCGAGTTCGTCCGTGAGCGCGGATCGGGCTGCTGTGCCCACCCGGCGCGCGAGCGGGTCCTCGCGGCGGACGCCGGCCGGCTCGCCACCTGCCGTCCGACGGCGCCGAGCCGCGCCTTCGATCACGGAGCCGACGCCGCACCGGACGCGATGCCGGGAGCGCGGCCGGATGACGGCGATCTCACCTAA